From the Actinopolymorpha sp. NPDC004070 genome, the window CATCGGCATGTCGTCGTGGATCGGCTGGCCGAGCCCTTTCCGAAGGAAGAATCGGGCCACCGCCGGAGTCAACGCCAGGGACAGGACGAGCGAGAGCGCGCCGCCGAGCATGATCGCCTTCATGACACCGCCGTGGGGGAGGGGAACAGTAACGGGAACGGTAACGGGGCGGTCCCGGCCGCCACGGCCGTGGTCGGCCGCGGCTTCCGGCCGACCTTGACGACGCGGTACCCCTGCCCGGAGGATGCCCGGGACCGGCACGATCTCTGTGCGTTCACGTTCGTTCATCCACAGTCACGGCGCCGACGGCGACGTGGCAGGTGAGGAGTCACGGTGGCCGCCCGACTCAGAGCAGCCCTGACCATTGCGGCGGCGGTGCTCGTGCCGATGTCCGGAGCGGTCCCGGTGGTCTCGGCGGTGTCCGCGGGTGCCGCCGGGTCCCGAGCGGTCGCCGACTCGGCTTCGGCCGAGGTGCCGAGGGTGTGGCCGACCCCTCAGCAGGAGACGTCCCGGGACGACGGGTTCACGCTGACGAGCACCGTGGGCCTGGTCCGTGGGAGTACGACGGACCCCGCCGCCGAGAAGGTGGTCAGGGACACGCTCACCCGAGCGGGCGTCACGGACATCGTGGCCACCGACGGGGACGACCCGCGTACGCCGGTGACGGTGTGGCTCGGCGGCGGCAAGGACGTCCTGACGGCGCTGGGAGTCGACGGACCGTCGGGGCTGCCCGCCGAGGGCTACGTGCTCGCGGCCGGGCGTACTCCCGACGACCGCTCACACGTCGTGCTGGACGGCGTCGACGCGGACGGCACCTACTACGCCGCCCAGAGCCTCCGCCAGCTGGTGCGACCACAGGCCGGTCCCGACGCGCTGCCCGGCGTGTCGATCCGGGACTGGCCGAGCATGCGCTACCGCGGCTCGATCGAGGGTTTCTACGGAACGCCCTACACCCAGGCGGACCGGCTCGACCACGTGGACTACCTCGGCGCGCACAAGATGAACACCTACGAGTACGCGCCGAAGGACGACCCGTTCCACCGCGAACGCTGGCGCGACCCCTACCCCGCGGACAAACTCGCCGAGCTCGGCACGCTGGTCGACCGCGCGCGCCAGAACCACGTCGACTTCACCTTCGCGCTGTCGCCGGGGCTGTCGATCTGTTACTCCTCCAAGGCCGACCTCGACGCGCTGCTGGCGAAGTTCGACGCGATCTACGCGCTCGGTGGCCGGTCGTTCAACGTGCCGCTGGACGACATCGACTACAACAGCTGGCACTGCGACGAGGATCCGGCGAAGTTCGGGACCGGCGCCGCGGGCGCGGGCAAGGCTCAGGCGTACCTCCTCAACCGCGTGCAAGCCTGGGTTGACAGCAAGGGTGACGTGGGGCCGCTGCAGATGGTGCCGACGGAGTACTACAACACCACCGAGTCGCCGTACAAGAAGGCCATCCGCGACAACCTCGACCCACACGTCGTCGTGCACTGGACGGGTGTGGGGGTGGTGCCGACCACGATCACCAACGCCCAGGCCGCCGCGGCCAGGAAGGTGTTCGGTCACCAGGTCCTGGTCTGGGACAACTACCCGGTCAACGACTACATCGCAGGTCGCCTCCCGCTCGGCGCCTACACCGGACGTGAGCGCGGACTGTCCGAGAATGTCGTCGGCGTCATCTCCAACCCGTCGAACCAGGCCGCGACGAGCAAGCTCGCGTTGTTCTCCTTCGCCGACTTCTCCTGGCACGACGCGACGTTCGACGACCGGGCGGCGTGGGAGACCGCGTTGAAGGAACTCGCCGGCGGGGACGCCGCCACGGCGGCGGCGCTGCGGGTGTTCGCGGACGTGTCGACCTACGACGGGACGCTGCACAAGACGCAGGCCCCCGAGCTGCGCCAGCGGATCGGCACGTTCTGGTCCCTCTGGGAGGCCGGCGACCGCGGTGCGGCGATCGCGGGCTTGCGGGCGTATGTGAAGTCCCTCGGACAGGCGCCGGGGGCGATCCGCGCCGGGGTGACGGATCCGCGGTTCGTGCCCGAGGCGGCCGCCTGGCTGGACGCGACGCAGCTGTGGGCACAGGCCGGGCTCACGGCGCTGGACATGCTCGAGGCCCAGGAGGCCGGCGACGGCGCACGGGCCTGGCGGGAACGGCAGCGGATCGCGCCCCTGATCGCGCGGGCGAAAGCGATCCGGGACTCCAGGGCTCCGCACGACAGCACCTACCCGCGGATCGCCGACGGCGTGCTGGACAGGTTCATCGCCGACACCGAGGGGGCCAACGACACGTGGCTCGGGCTGACGAGGACCCGGCCCGTGCCGACGACCACGCTCGGGACCTACGCCGACAACGCCCCTGACCGCATGGTCGACAGCGACCCCGGCACGTTCTACTGGACCGACGGACCGCCCTCGCCCGGCGACTCGGTGGGGGTCGACCTCGGCGCGGTGCACCAGATCGGCGACATCGCCCTGCTGATGTCGAAGTCGGGAAGCCCGAACGACTACATCCACGCCGGCGCGCTGGAGTACTCCGCCGACGGGCAGTCGTGGACGGCGCTCGCGACGGGGACCACCGCGGAGGTACGCGCGAGCGCGCCGGCGGGGACGACCGCGAGGTACGTCCGCTACCGGGTCACCGGCGGCAACGACGGCTTCTGGCTGGTGGTCCGCGAGTTCTCGGTCGAGGTACGCGACTCCCACGACGTCACGTACTCGGTCTCGGGAGGACCGGCACCCGGTGACGGCTCGTCGCTTCGTGCCGCTGCCGACGGCACCGTCGACACGTGGTACCGCGCGGCGCCGGCCCCGGACGACGGTGACGCACTGGTGGTGACGGCGTCGAGGAGCAGACCGCTGGCAAGCCTCGTCGTCCTGACGTCCTCGGATGCTCGGGCGACGGTTCAGGTGCGCGACGGCTCGCGGCGCTGGCGCACGGTGGGCACGCTGGCGCCGGACTTCACCGAGCTCTCCGCGGGCGGGCAGGAGACCAACGCGGTCCGGTTGGTGTGGGCGCAGGGCTCCCCGCCGCCCGAGGTGGCCGAGGTCGTCTTCCGGTACGCCCGCGGATAGCCACGACCCGGACCCCCGGCTGCGTACGCTTCGCAGGCAGGTGCACACGCTCGACCACGAGTGTCGTACGAACGTGCCGTACTGGACCGGCGTCGATCTCGAAGACCACGTGATGCGGGCGGCCGACGGACAGGTCAAGCTGATCGACCTGTTCGTGGCCGGCGGCGGCGCCTGCCGGGAAGCAGGGGCCACCTGATCGGCGAGCGAAAGGTCAGGTTGACAGCCGCTTCGGCACTCTCGTGTCCCATTGCCGTGAGGAGGACTCAGCTGGTGGAGAAGTCCGAGATCGACCAGGCGCTGGTGCGCTCGCTGTTGCGCGAGCAGCATCCCGACCTTGCCGGGTTGGAACTCCGCCAGGTTTCCGGCGGATGGGACAACCAGCTGTGGCGGCTGGGGGACGAGCTTGCCGTGCGCCTGCCGCGCACGCCGCGTGCTCCGGCACTCCTCCAGAAGGAGGCGCGATGGTTGCCCGTCCTGGCACCGGGCTTCCCGTTGCCCGTGCCGGTTCCGGTTCGAGTCGGCGAACCGTCCGCGCGCTTCCCAAGACCGTGGATGGTGACGCGCTGGGTGCCGGGCGAGCCGGCGGACCGCGTACCGATCAGTCGGGGCGCCCACGCGGCGCAGACACTGGCGGCCTTCCTCAGGACCCTCCACGCGGGTGCGCCGGCCGAGGCGCCGGCGAACCCGAAGCGCGGCGTACCGCTCGGCGCGGTCGCGGACGAGTTCGACCAGAAGCTCGGCGCTGTCGGCTCCGGCAACCTGCGTGACGAGGCCCGAACCGTCTGGAACGACGGCGTCACAGCTTCGGGCTGGGACGCCCCGCCGGTGTGGATCCACGGTGACCTGCACCCGGCGAACGTCGTCACCTCCGACGGCACGCTGTCCGGCGTACTCGACTTCGGTGAACTCTGTGCCGGTGACCCGGCGACCGACCTCGCCGCCGCGTGGCTTCTACTTCCGGCGGGACATCCGGCGGGATATCCGGCGGACACCGTCTCGCACTTCTTCGACTCGTACGCGATCGCCGACGACGCGACGGTGCGGCGCGCACGTGCCTGGGCCGTCCTCCGTAGCGTCTCACTGATCGGGATCGGCCAGGCGGCAGAGCGCGGCCTGCCCGGCGGTCAGCCGACCTGGGGAGCCGCCGGCCGGGCCGCCCTCGACCGCGTCCTGGCATCCGGTCGACGGCCGATCCACTGCGTGCCGAGACACGAGCACGGCCGGTACCGGCAGGGCGGCGGTGGGCCTCGTTGACACTGAAATCGGGGCGCGGATAGCGTCGCAACCTGACCTTGCGTGCTGTCCGCCCACTGCCGTGCCGATGTGCGCAGAGCTCCACCATGTTCGTCGACGTTGCCGTTCGGGCGGCCAAAAGGGGAAAGAGATGCTGGACACGTTCCAGGAGCAGGGGTACGCCGTCTTCCCGGACTTCCTCGGCAAGGAGGAGATCGACACGTTGAAGGCGGCCGTCGACCAGCACGCGTCGGCCAGGCCGCAGCTCAACGCGTACGAGAACGAGCAGATCGGCGCGCTCACCTGGCATCCGCGCGCACTCGAGCAGGTGGACAAGGTGATGGGCGGCGAGCGGTACGTCTTCCACCACATTCACGCCGCGCGGCACGACGCCGGTACGAGGGGCGTGGCCTGGCACCAGGACTACGAGCAGTACCCCCAGACCAACCGTTCGCACCTCATGGTGCACGTGTTCTTCTACCTCAACGGGCTCAACGGCACGATCGGCGACCTGCTCCTGGTGCCCGGCTCGCAGCACCACGCCGTGGAGAGCAACGCGCTGACGTTCCTCGGTGACTCCGACCTGCCGGGATCGATCACCGTCGACGACGTCTCGCCCGGCTCGATGCTGATCGTGCACTCGGGGATGTGGCACGCCCGTCGCGCGAAGCCCGGTGGCGAGGACAGCCCGCGCTTCTTCATCGACATGTCGTTCTGCCAGTCCGGCGTGAAGTGGCCGTCGTACGGACGGGGGGAGGGCATGCTCGCCGACCTGCGGGCACGGCACGAGGCCGACGGCGGCACGCGGTCCTGGCTCTTCGACGAGGAGCAGTTCTTCGACGGTCCCCGGGCGCGCAAGGTGAGCAGGGATCTGCAGGGCAGCGTCATCCTCGACCTTCCGCAGTGGCAGAACTCGTGAGGCTGCTCGTCACCGGTGCCACCGGCAAGGTCGGCCGGGCCCTCGTCGGGCGCCTCCAGGGCACGTGCGAGATCCGCGCGCTGTGCCACAACCGGAGCCTCGACGTCGACGGCGTCGAGTCGGTCTTCGGGTCGATCGCCGACCGGGATGCCGTACGCCGGGCCATGGCGGGCGTCACCCACGTCGTCCATCTGGCGACGTGCAAGGAGACGCCCGACGAGATCATGGACGTGGCCGTCAAGGGACTGTTCTGGCTGCTGGAGGAGGCGCGGGAGAGCCCGACGTTCGAGCGCTTCGTCCTCATCGGCGGTGACGCGGCCGTCGGCCACTTCGTCTACAAGCATCCGGTGCCGGTGACCGAGACGCAAGGGCACACGGCGTACGAGGGGTGCTACGCGCTGTCGAAGGTGCTCGAGGAGGTCATGGTCGAGCAGTACCAGATCGCGTACGGCCTGAAATCCACCTGCCTGCGGGCGCCCTGGATCATGGACCGGGACGACTTCAGGTACTCCCTGTCGTTCGGCACCGACCAGTTCGGTGGGCCGCCGTGGCGCGAGCTGGTGGACGGTGACGTCCCGGACGGCGCGGTTCCCCTTGCACTGGACGCCGACGGGCGTCCGTTGAAGCGCAACTTCGTCCACGTCAGCGACCTGGTCGAGGCGATCGCCGTCGCGTTGGACCACCCGGCCGCGTTGGGCGAGACCTTCAACGTCTGCATGGACGAGCCGGTCGACTACCAGCAGGTGGCGGACCATCTCGCCAGGACGCGTGGCCTGCCGGTCGTGAAGGTGCCGACGTCGTTCCACTCGACCTGGCTGGACAACGCCAAGGCGAAGTTCCTGCTCGGCTGGAAGCCGAAGTACGACACCGAACGCCTGATCGACGAGGCCTGGGACTACCAGCGAAGCCCCGACGACCCGCGCATCGTCTGGTACCCGGGATAGACCGTGGAGCCGGCTGTGACGAGTGCTCGGTGAGCCGATGAAGATCGCCAGGATCGAGACGTTTCTCGTTCCACCGCGGTGGTTGTTCGTCCGGGTGGAGACCGACGACGGAGTGGTCGGCTGGGGCGAGCCGGTGCTGGAGGGACGAGCCGGCACCGTGCGCGCGGCGGTGCACGAGCTGGCCGAACTCCTCGACGGCGCGGATCCGCTGCGGATCGAGGACAACTGGCAGGTGCTCACCAAGGGCGCCTTCTACCGCGGCGGCCCGATCCTGGCCAGTGCGGTCGCCGGCCTCGACCAGGCGCTGTGGGACATCGCCGGAAAGGTACGCGGGGCGGCGGTTCACGAACTCCTCGGCGGTCCGGTCCGGGAACGGGTCCGGATGTACGGCTGGGTGGCCGGTGACG encodes:
- a CDS encoding phytanoyl-CoA dioxygenase family protein is translated as MLDTFQEQGYAVFPDFLGKEEIDTLKAAVDQHASARPQLNAYENEQIGALTWHPRALEQVDKVMGGERYVFHHIHAARHDAGTRGVAWHQDYEQYPQTNRSHLMVHVFFYLNGLNGTIGDLLLVPGSQHHAVESNALTFLGDSDLPGSITVDDVSPGSMLIVHSGMWHARRAKPGGEDSPRFFIDMSFCQSGVKWPSYGRGEGMLADLRARHEADGGTRSWLFDEEQFFDGPRARKVSRDLQGSVILDLPQWQNS
- a CDS encoding NAD(P)-dependent oxidoreductase; its protein translation is MAELVRLLVTGATGKVGRALVGRLQGTCEIRALCHNRSLDVDGVESVFGSIADRDAVRRAMAGVTHVVHLATCKETPDEIMDVAVKGLFWLLEEARESPTFERFVLIGGDAAVGHFVYKHPVPVTETQGHTAYEGCYALSKVLEEVMVEQYQIAYGLKSTCLRAPWIMDRDDFRYSLSFGTDQFGGPPWRELVDGDVPDGAVPLALDADGRPLKRNFVHVSDLVEAIAVALDHPAALGETFNVCMDEPVDYQQVADHLARTRGLPVVKVPTSFHSTWLDNAKAKFLLGWKPKYDTERLIDEAWDYQRSPDDPRIVWYPG
- a CDS encoding phosphotransferase; this encodes MEKSEIDQALVRSLLREQHPDLAGLELRQVSGGWDNQLWRLGDELAVRLPRTPRAPALLQKEARWLPVLAPGFPLPVPVPVRVGEPSARFPRPWMVTRWVPGEPADRVPISRGAHAAQTLAAFLRTLHAGAPAEAPANPKRGVPLGAVADEFDQKLGAVGSGNLRDEARTVWNDGVTASGWDAPPVWIHGDLHPANVVTSDGTLSGVLDFGELCAGDPATDLAAAWLLLPAGHPAGYPADTVSHFFDSYAIADDATVRRARAWAVLRSVSLIGIGQAAERGLPGGQPTWGAAGRAALDRVLASGRRPIHCVPRHEHGRYRQGGGGPR
- a CDS encoding beta-N-acetylglucosaminidase domain-containing protein; the protein is MAARLRAALTIAAAVLVPMSGAVPVVSAVSAGAAGSRAVADSASAEVPRVWPTPQQETSRDDGFTLTSTVGLVRGSTTDPAAEKVVRDTLTRAGVTDIVATDGDDPRTPVTVWLGGGKDVLTALGVDGPSGLPAEGYVLAAGRTPDDRSHVVLDGVDADGTYYAAQSLRQLVRPQAGPDALPGVSIRDWPSMRYRGSIEGFYGTPYTQADRLDHVDYLGAHKMNTYEYAPKDDPFHRERWRDPYPADKLAELGTLVDRARQNHVDFTFALSPGLSICYSSKADLDALLAKFDAIYALGGRSFNVPLDDIDYNSWHCDEDPAKFGTGAAGAGKAQAYLLNRVQAWVDSKGDVGPLQMVPTEYYNTTESPYKKAIRDNLDPHVVVHWTGVGVVPTTITNAQAAAARKVFGHQVLVWDNYPVNDYIAGRLPLGAYTGRERGLSENVVGVISNPSNQAATSKLALFSFADFSWHDATFDDRAAWETALKELAGGDAATAAALRVFADVSTYDGTLHKTQAPELRQRIGTFWSLWEAGDRGAAIAGLRAYVKSLGQAPGAIRAGVTDPRFVPEAAAWLDATQLWAQAGLTALDMLEAQEAGDGARAWRERQRIAPLIARAKAIRDSRAPHDSTYPRIADGVLDRFIADTEGANDTWLGLTRTRPVPTTTLGTYADNAPDRMVDSDPGTFYWTDGPPSPGDSVGVDLGAVHQIGDIALLMSKSGSPNDYIHAGALEYSADGQSWTALATGTTAEVRASAPAGTTARYVRYRVTGGNDGFWLVVREFSVEVRDSHDVTYSVSGGPAPGDGSSLRAAADGTVDTWYRAAPAPDDGDALVVTASRSRPLASLVVLTSSDARATVQVRDGSRRWRTVGTLAPDFTELSAGGQETNAVRLVWAQGSPPPEVAEVVFRYARG